In Mercurialis annua linkage group LG6, ddMerAnnu1.2, whole genome shotgun sequence, the following are encoded in one genomic region:
- the LOC126685714 gene encoding putative pentatricopeptide repeat-containing protein At5g40405, translating to MTNFTSISIINLIHSNSTIKHLNQIHTRLLINSYPNFLGQFVASIALKNPKNLHYCNQILHQCHNPTVFAFNSMIRAHSKSSTPQKCFHFFNRIIHCNNVSPDNYTFNFLIRACARLSDQGIGLAVHGCVIKYGFEMDPHIQCGLIFMYAELGCLGYCHQVFDLVSNPDLVCQTAMLSACTKCGDVAFARELFDLMPHRDHIAWSAMISGYAQSGQSKEALSLFNLMQLEGATVSEASMVSVLSACSQLGALDHGRWAHAYLERHKIALTVTLGTSLVDMYAKCGDMDKAMEVFWGMKEKNVYTWSSAINGLAINGAADKCLELFSLMKKCGVLPNEVTFLSVLRACCAVGLVEDGCKYFESMIKDYGIEPGIGHYGCLVDLYGRCGRLDEALSIINSMPMKPHSGAWGALLNACKLYENTELVEFSSKKLIELERKNHGAYVLLSNMYADSKKWEMVDNVRQAMKVNGVSKQPGCSVIEIDGEAHEFFVGDNSHPRFGDIGVMLEEMSRRLHLSGDLTNSHRLLFDVEE from the coding sequence ATGACAAACTTTACTTCAATCTCAATAATCAACCTAATACATTCTAACTCAACTATTAAACACCTCAACCAAATCCACACCCGTCTCCTAATCAACTCTTATCCCAACTTTCTTGGCCAGTTTGTAGCATCCATTGCCTTAAAAAACCCCAAGAATCTCCATTATTGTAATCAAATTCTTCATCAATGTCACAACCCCACTGTTTTTGCATTCAATTCCATGATTCGAGCACATTCCAAAAGCTCCACCCCTCAAAAATGCTTCCACTTCTTTAACAGAATTATACATTGTAACAATGTCTCACCAGATAATTACACTTTTAATTTCTTGATTCGCGCCTGTGCTCGTCTTTCGGATCAGGGAATTGGCCTAGCTGTTCATGGGTGTGTTATAAAATATGGGTTTGAGATGGACCCTCATATTCAATGTGGATTAATCTTTATGTATGCGGAATTGGGTTGTTTAGGTTATTGTCACCAGGTGTTTGATTTAGTTTCTAACCCGGATTTGGTATGTCAAACAGCTATGCTGAGTGCTTGCACAAAATGTGGTGATGTTGCTTTTGCAAGAGAACTGTTTGATTTAATGCCGCACAGGGATCATATTGCATGGAGTGCTATGATTTCCGGATATGCGCAATCTGGGCAGTCGAAGGAAGCGTTGAGTCTGTTTAATCTGATGCAATTAGAGGGTGCTACGGTTAGTGAGGCGTCGATGGTTTCTGTTTTATCTGCCTGTAGTCAGTTAGGTGCTTTAGATCATGGGAGATGGGCTCATGCTTACCTAGAGAGACACAAGATTGCGTTGACAGTGACACTAGGGACTTCACTTGTGGATATGTATGCTAAATGTGGGGATATGGATAAGGCAATGGAAGTGTTTTGGggaatgaaagaaaaaaatgtttaCACTTGGAGCAGCGCTATCAATGGGTTAGCGATAAATGGGGCTGCTGATAAGTGCCTTGAATTGTTTTCGCTTATGAAAAAATGTGGTGTATTGCCTAATGAGGTCACTTTTCTTTCGGTATTAAGGGCTTGTTGTGCAGTGGGGTTGGTTGAGGATGGGTGCAAGTACTTTGAATCGATGATAAAAGATTATGGGATTGAGCCAGGAATTGGGCATTATGGATGCCTTGTTGATTTGTATGGCCGATGTGGACGCTTAGATGAAGCCTTGAGTATCATCAATAGCATGCCAATGAAGCCTCATTCTGGTGCTTGGGGTGCTTTGCTGAATGCGTGTAAATTGTACGAAAACACGGAGTTAGTTGAATTTtcctcaaaaaaattaattgaattagagAGAAAGAATCACGGTGCCTACGTGTTATTATCAAATATGTATGCTGATTCAAAGAAATGGGAAATGGTTGATAATGTGCGGCAAGCTATGAAGGTTAATGGAGTGAGCAAACAACCTGGTTGTAGTGTTATAGAAATTGACGGTGAAGCTCACGAGTTTTTTGTTGGGGATAACTCGCATCCGAGGTTTGGCGATATTGGGGTCATGTTGGAAGAGATGTCTAGGAGACTGCATTTATCAGGTGATTTGACTAACTCTCACCGTTTGCTGTTTGATGTTGAAGAATAA